DNA sequence from the Eulemur rufifrons isolate Redbay chromosome 6, OSU_ERuf_1, whole genome shotgun sequence genome:
ATTAAACATTCTGCAGAAGAAGTCAAAATTCAATACACATACTTTAAAGAGATGAAGGAGTAAGACTTAAGGAGGATTTTATTCATAATACCTTGTGGAACAGGACTATCTATAATTGATCCTTTACAGAAACACAAAAGTTTGATaaaaaacttattatttttaagcaaaggTCACTAATCAATACAATTTTGATACACAGCACCCACATATGTTACATGAGAAAGTaattagaaatgtaaatattttttctatgtcaGAGGAACCATTTTAGTCCTTACTGCAAACATACAAACTTCAGATTTTTAACGCATTCGATATTTTTTAAAGGCGTCAACACATTTAAAGTTTCCTTTACAAGTCTCACTTtctgtaataattataatttctaataataaaattagtaCCACACCACCAATATAATCAAACACAAACACTTGTGTCATTAATTACAATACCAGTTACTTAACATGAGAAAAACCAGGCCTGAAACAGTGGCTCTGAAACCACTGGCATGCACTACAGGACTTTTAATTCACACACAGGACTTACTAAACATTTAAACAGCTCATTTACATTTGCCAAGAGCTTCATAATCATTTTATTAGCGGTTTCTATTCCAAAACAGCCCATGAAgaactttacagaagaggaaccTACACGACCCAGAGAGGAACCAAAGAAAACCAGTTTTACCCTGAAGGAAATAACGCCATTCTCTTATAACACGCCAGATCCTTCTAGTCACTTTTCATCTGCAGTATGAATTTTGCCGGTATAAGTTATTAATTAACGGATATGAAAAATATCAAGGAAACATTCTATTGAGTTCTACCAAATCGTTAGACTGCTTAAACACTTTTAAGTACTTGGGACTAACAACTATATTTCACATACAGACACAACTGTAAAGTAGTAAAATTCTCCCAAATGACAAACTCAGTGGATAAATATATGGAGTTATTTTCTTCCAacttgcttattaaaaaaaaagaggtaatcaAAGAAGCTCATCGAACAAGCTTAAAGTCAGGTCCTTTAATAAGGAGTCAGGCCCGTTAAAAGTAAGAACCCAACTAAAAGCGGTGCGTGTAGGGAGGAAGTTATAAAGAAGTCAGCATCTGCTGCTTAGCAGGCTCAGTCAATCCATCTTTCAGAAGATAATGGTTCTAACCAGAACTTGTGGTTTAATCAGTGCATATCTCAGCACCAGCAATGGATCACATCCAACGTTTCGGAGGATAACAAAAAACTTGAGCCAGCGCTTGATGTGGAGGGAAGTTCCTTCCTTGCCCCATTTAAACATCGCTGTTTCTTTTATCTTGGTGTTACATCTAAATGAGAAAAAACTACATGCTCCCCCAGAGCACAGTTTGCCTGCGGAGTTGTCCTGACCCCAGGTTCTCCAATCAGAGCCCATAAACGTAATTTCCTAGTCAGATCTCGACTCCTCATCCAGCTAAGAGCCCTAGCCGGTAAATTAAACACTCTTCCTCATCTCCTCCCCCGTTTCCCCCGGCCGATTCCGTGACCCACATCCCTACACCCTGCACAGACCCCAAACCCCACACCCCCCATTATACTTCCGCCCCGGTGGCTTCCCAGTTAACcttcaccccagcccccaccccatcttTGTCTCGCTACCCCAAACACGACACCTTAACGTTCCCCCACTCCCAACCGCAGCCCTTCCCCCACCGCCGACCCCCACCTTCCCggtctcttccccacccccatgtcCCCCAGCCTCCGCCCCCTCGGCCGGTCACCCCAGCTCCTCGCCTCCGCAGCCTCGCAggacccgtcccctccccccgcTTCCTCTGCccgctccttcccctccctgcggCCCTCCGCCCACGCCCACCCTGCTCCCGCGGGTCCTCCGCAGGCCTTTCACCTTGTCCATGAGCTTCCAGCACTTCTCCACCATCTTCTTGTCCACCGTCCCCGGCGGGTGGGGgctgaggtggtggtggtggtggtgcggCTGGAAGGCGTCCTTCATGAGCCCGATCAGGCCTCCAGAGCCCGAGCCCCCGGAGCCgccaccgcccccggccccaGAGCTCTTTTTCACGTTGCCGGCCATGGCCGGGGAGGTTGGGGGCCCAGCCGGGTCCGCCGGCTCCGCTCGGCTGCTAGCGAGCGAAAGAAGGAAGGCGTGAAGGAGGGGCCTctcccggccgccgccgccgccgccggctaTCCGGGCGGAGGGAGGAGCGGCCGCTGGGAGGAGAGTGGGCGGCGCCGGGGGAGCGCGGGGCGCGCCCCTCCCGAGAGCGAGCCCGGGCGGGCGGAGTGCGCTGGGCGCGCGCCGGAAACTCACAAGCTGACTGGCGAGCTCCGGGAAGCAGCCGACAGCGGCCGGACTGGGCAGCGACGCCCCCTGCACCAcccgcgcccgcgccgcccgcgTGCCCACAGCTCCAAAAAAGCGGCCGCCAAGTTTCCGCGCCGGTCTCCCCCGCCCCTACCCCGGGGGCGGACCGGGGCGGGGCCAgtgcggggcggggccggcggagCCTTCGTACCTGCGCCCTCTGCTGGAGAAGGGGGAGCGGGTCCAACGTGGAGTCTGCGCACTAGGCCTAAACCGAGCCCTCCATGTTCCTTGTGTGCTGGAGGGTGGCGCTCCAGGACGGGGTCAGTGGCGTGTTTAAATTAAGACAGGTAGCGATGGGAAGTGTCTTAACGTCAAGTCTTTCCCCCACGCctgacaaatgaggaaattgggcTTCGAGTTATTTGTTTCTTCACATTGCGGAAGGAtggtggggaaaaaagggaaagttaTTTCTCCACTCCCTAGTATTTTTAACTGCTCACCAAGACGCCACCAAAGACAGGAATGTGAATGTTGCAGATTAGGCACCAGAAAGGCTTGGGACACTCTGGCCACCGAGCTCTTCTTCCAGGCCCTTGACTTCTTGAAGACAAAGCACTTCCTTTTTTTTGCTTGCTTGTGAAGACTAGATAACTAGTTCCTTTTCTGAGAATATGTCCTTAAGATTCTCCTGCCCAGCGTATTGCACTGTTGCACTGCAGGTCAGCTCCGCCAGGAAAAGGCCCCCCCACAGAAATTGTGACACCGCTGCTGTCGCTGGCCAAAAGGGTCCTCGCTCCGCTCCCAGTCGCTTCCACTTCTCTAATCTAAAAGTTCGGTTGGAAGAACTTTGAAAATAGGAACTTCTCTTCTAAAGAAGTGCCCTGCCCTAATTTGCTaattctgagcctcagctttgGGAGTTTGCAGAACCAGATGTGTCAGTAAGTTCCGCCAGGCTCTCTTCCACAAAGCCCTGACTGATTAGGGAATTTTATCAGTGgggaaaatatctttgaaatcaAGGACTGTTCAGCCAAACATCCTGGGTTTGCAATTCAATCGCTTTTacctaaaattgcttttaaagtcAACATTATCATTTCCTATTAGTAGAATTTCCTTTTGTCAGTTCCCCTCTGGAAAGAGAAGAATCTACCACTGGAAAATCTAGGCAAAGCTCTTAGATCATTGGCAAGGTTTTCCATCCCTAGTGCCACCAACCTATTTGCAGGTCCTCCTTTTCTTTACCCTGAATTATTGAAACCTTTTCCTCACTGGTTTCCCTGCTATCCTTCCTGCCACCCTATAGTTCCAcgtcattacaaaaaaaaaaacgttaaaCACTCCCTATTGCCTCTGGAataaaactaacaataaaattGATCCAACTCCATACTAAACTACCTTACAATTTTACACTACTCCCTGATACATATATCCCATGCTGGGTGACTCACCAAGTCATAAAATAtcacaattctttcttttttcgtCACCATTACTCAGAACATTCCCCTTGCCTGAAGTGTGTTCCTAATGTCCAATCCATTCTTCAAAACTCAGCTCAAATATTGTCCTTCTTACCAGACATTCTAGGTAGAAGGAATCTTTTCCTCCTCTAAATTTTTATAATCACTCATTGGTTACAACTACCACACATTAATTTATGCTGTACTGTCTTGTTGACTTTGGATCTTccacagtacctagcacagtagAGGCACACAAGGGTATTTTTCATAGTCAAATCCTAGATTTAATGGCATATAGGTAAGAAATTAACCTACAGAACTGTGTACGTGCTTGCCTAGTTATGCACTACACATCTCTGGCTTGGTTTAAGGCTTCcaatttttattatcttcaatAAGGTCTGCACAACATGGAATTATATAATGTTTCTGTGGCAGAAAGCCATGTTTCTTTGAACATACAAATGACACATCTCTCAcatttgaataaaagaaaaagagtgacCCTTCTCTCCTCTATATCTCTTCAAAACTCCCAGATGGGCATGATCTTATTCAAAGGAAGACAGAGTTCTGCCGGGATGATCTTTCCTATTGTCACTTCTAAACTGAGGTTAATGAAAAAAGACAGATTGACcttttttccaataatttttatttagcttGTTTTTGAAAATGTACTAAAGATGGGACTGAATTGTTGATCACAACGTCATTCCCATTCTGGTTTGTGCTATAGAGCCGGTTCCTCTTGTATCACATCATGTGACATGTGGCGCTTTTCTTATTCCACTTCACCTTCGCCCCAAACCACATCCTCATTTTGCACCTGAAAGTCGGTTGACTGAACATGTTTGTAAATTAAATGCTCCTCTGAGGCATGATACCTTGCTTGCATTCTGTAATCTATATTCTAATATGTCATTCCATGCATCggcatgagaaaagaaaaatagctcaggGCGGTCTGAGCTATGTGAGGTATGCAAAATTTATCAGAGAGACAAGAGTATGGGACTTCAGTCACACCCCACCCCCTGTACCTATGCCTGGGAGCAATTGTTTAAAGACCTTCTGTTCCTGACAAGCTGCCACACCCATTATTTTCTTGTTCCTGGAATCTGTGATATAAAGAACAATGTATAGCTAATCAAcagcttatgttattttaatgtaaattttttgttttaattagagacagggtcttgctctgtctcccaggctgaagtgcagtggtgtgatcatagcttacatcagcctcaaattcctgggctcaagcaattttacttcttcaacctcccaagtagctgggactgcaggtgcatgccaccacacgcaggtaatttttcttggtttttgtagagatggagtctcactgtgttgtccagcctggcctcaagcaatcctcatgtctcggcctcccaaagtgccaagattacagccatgagccgcTGCacctggtgattttaatttaaattcttggTAAACAACTTAGAAACTGCCTCTTCTTTTCCCACTTATAACTGATGTTTATCAGAGtgtatattcagggcaacttgaatctatgctccCAGGTTGCAGTCCTTtaacttggcccaaataaactgtCTACTTATACTAAGTTTGCCTCAGGTTTTTTCTTTAGGCCAACAGGCATAATGGAGACACTAATCATCCCATGGAAAAAGTCCACAAACAGGCTTCTAGATGAAGAGGACAGGAACAGGAACCCCCACTGCATTTCAGGAGAGGGGGGAAGGGTTCTGGAgggtgaataaatgaaaaatatatttaaagattagAATAAAAGTATTCTCCAGATTTGGGAGATGTGCACAAGGTTAACTGGCCCTGAGTTATATGAGCTGTGAGCACTTGGAAAGACAAACCTGGTTCTTCTCTTTGCTCTCTAAAATATCCACAGGGTTGGAGAAGTATTCTGTAGCCACCAAGATGACTGACAAACATGAATCAGCCTCTGCCTGAATCTACCTACTCCCCAGAGAAAGGAATTTTCATTCTCAGATCTCATGGCTATTTCTACAGGCCTGCTCCTGACAATGGGCAATGGACCAAAAATGTTGTGGGGGAAAGGGATGAAGAGAAGTACCCAAAGAAAGAGTCTGCAGGTCCCTTAATTCACAAGGAGAAAAGCGCTGAAGTTTCTGCTGTTTTCATTCTCACCGGTATGGTGCCTAGAGATCCAGGCAGCAGACAGCTAGCCAGGCTCCAGGACAGCACAggctggagggagggtggggcctgCCTAACAAGGGCAAGTCGCCTGTCATACTCTCCCCCCcccacatttatttttccagCCACTCATTACTGCAGCAAGATGCTAAGAAGTATCCTCAAAAGGAAGTCACCCCAACACTGACcaataaataattgaaagcaaaaatttAGGAGACTGGGGAGGAGGCCAAGCGAGGCCACTAGAGGGAGCCCCAACCAACTGTATCCTCCACAAAGCGGTTTCTCAACACCTGTCTGAAAATCAGCCACACAAGGGAATCGGGGGAGTGTGGCCATACTTTAAATCACTAGGAGAGAAGGTAGCCATGTAAATACCCAGTTAAAACCCAGGTTTTTTAGGATCTACAAATTCAAAGATTTAAAGATCAGGAAACTGACGCTGAGCCAAGTTAAATGGCTTGCCCGCGTTTACGTATCGAGAGGGGCACTACAACGCAGGTCTCGTGTCTCTGGTCTCTAACCAGGGCCCTTTCGACATTCGCATCCCTCCAGGTCAGTACCCTGGAGTCCCTGGGTCCACCTctcctctgtgcctcatttcTCCGAAGTGGGAAACTCTCTCGACTACCTGCTGCTGCGTTTATTTCCCTCATACACCGTAGAGTGCCTTACAGAAGGAGATCTCCTGTTTTAAGCTTAATAATGTCACTTTGCAACGGGACCTCAGGATGTAAATTACCCAAGATGGCTACCGCCAGTCCTGTTCCTCTGTATGAGCACAACAGTATTATTTCAGATGCACAAATCTGTAATTTGCAAGTCTCCAAATTGCAGGCCACTGCATGGAAGTGAATCATAGCTAATCGGCTCCAAAGCCCATTATCTTCAAACTACACTTAAGATTTTGGGATAAGGGGAGAATTGACCCATTGAGACCTTGGTATTTTAAGCTGTGTGAGCTGATTTAGCCCATTCCACCTTCCTCTGAACTCCATGTTTCCCAGTTGTCTGGACAACATGCAGCTTCCAGAAACCCAACCTTCCAGTTCTCAGTCCTGCCCCTGAGAGAAATCTGCCACCCTGGATTGGCTCCCGGAACCCAGGCTCCTCCTCAGGCTTCTTAGCTGGTTGGTCCTTCTCTCTGCCGCTTCCCAAGATGGGGTCACTACACAGGGAAACCCAACACAGGCAAGAGGAGACCCTACAGGTAGGAAGAGGCAGGGTAAGgatgaagggaagaggaagggaggggaccAGGTAGaggtttattttctctaaaagagTTTTGAGAGGAATGACTTCTGTACATAGAGCCTCCTGCCTGGTAGAGAGAAACAACTCCGTTCTCCCCACTGACCCCAGGCCTGCCTAATATCCCAAAGAGACCCAGAACTGAATTTTCTAGAGAGTATAAAAGATAGACTtgcaggccaggcacggtagctcatgactgtaatcctagcactctgggaggctgaggagggaggatcacttgaggtcaggagtttgagaccagcctgagcaagagcgggacaccatctcaactaaaaatagaaaaaattatccaggtgtggtgggccatgcctataatcccagctacttcagaggctgaggcaggaggattgcttgaccccaggagtgtgaggttgctgtgagctaggctgacgccacggcactctagcctgggcaacagagcgagactctgtctcaaaaaaaaaaaaaaaagatagagttGGAGACTAGAATTCTGACTCCCCTAAGACTCCTGGTTCAGCCTAATGGTCAGGAAAGCATCCCCGTGTCCAGCCCCAAACACAaggtcccctccctctcccaggacAGCACGGAGATGCCACCTAAGAccaaagaaaaagggaggaaagctggggcacagaagaagaaaaagaactcgGGTGCTGGTGAGTCGTGGTGGGTGGCCCTGCTTCTCCATGTTCTGGCACGAAGACCAAGCAGAGGTCCTCTGGAGAGAGTTCAGCCCTCTGCATGACAGATGAGCTCTCCTGACCCTCCTCTTCATATCCTCGAATCCACATCTGTGGAGCCAAGGAACTGGGGAAATGGTCACCCACATTCTCCCTCGAGGCCCATCTAGCTCTTGCCCTCCTAATATAGTCCTCAGCCAtattttgagtacctactatatgctGGGCAGTGAGGACACTGTGGTGGCCCCAGTAGACTCTGCCATTGGATCCTTCCTTTAGCAGTCCTTGGACCTCTTTTGGGAAGGAAGTGAAAGGTGTTGGGTAAGCataggaggggagagggagagggaagatcAGGACGAGCTAAGGCTCTGCCAACTTGCCAGGGCAGATGTGGAGGCCGAGTCCAGGCTCAGGCTGGTGATGCTGGAGAAGGAGCTGCTCCGAGATCACTTGGGTAAGGAGGATGGCAGCTGGGGACAGGACAATGGGGACAGTGCAATAGGACATTTCTATACCCTTGGGGATTGAAGGGTTAGAGCTTTGGTGGGGGGCTAAGCTGACTCTAACCATCTTCTAGGGGGAAAAGACTGCAAAGGAAGGGTGGGCAGTGAGGGTTGATGAAGGAAGCTATTTTTTACAGCCAGAACATGaagtttttacttcttaataatGAAGAGTCAGTGAGATTCTAGGGGGAAAAGAAAACCCAGATGTCCTACAGCCAGATTTCCAGAGTCTATCAAGCCCACAGGGGCTGATGCAGCGGAACCCCCAGCCAGTCCTGAGGACAGCTCTGGGACTGTTCACAGCTCTACGCAGGGATGAGGCACGTCGAGCTAAGGCTTCTGAGGACCAGCTGAGGCAGCAGTTGCTTGGGTTGGAGGCTGACCTGGAAGGGGCCCGGAGTGAAGGGAAGGCCATATATGCAGGTATGTGGTCGGCTGAGCAGGTGGGCAGGAGATAGGGGCCTGGAGGAGGACAACTAAGAGGGCTAAAGGATGAAAGGAAGGGAACAAGGAGGGCATCTGCCAGGTCTAGTCTAGGCCTCCCCTGCTCAGTACAAATCGTACAAATCAAGCAGGATACTGAAGGAACCAAAGGAAGGTCCCTGAGATCCCAGGCAGGGACCTGCCTTCCAGGGTGCCTGATGCCATATGCTTGGTGTTTTGTGGGGTACAAAATGCAGCCACAGCCATTATCTCATTCATGCCATAGGTGGGGAGAAGGACTAGAATGCCCATCCTAACTGGAGACAGGGAAGGGGGTCTGGTTTCCTATCCCTTTGCCAGGTTTTCAGGGTCTCCCAGCTTTTCAGAATCACAAGAACCTAGAAAGCCTTTGTACTGCTGCCCCACTGACCTTCCCCACCTAcagctttatttcctttctccatccctctcccccaccccagagatGAGTCGCCAGTGCCGGGCCCTGCAGGAGGAGATGGAGACCCGCAGCAAGCAGCTGGAGGAAGAAGTGAGGGGCCTTCGGGGGCAGCTGGGTaggcttcctctccctcccagccctTTCTCTCCAAGGGTCATGACAAGAGCCAGCATGTGAAGGGGTGAAGGGGTGGACTTGGAAGGCCCTTCCCTAGAAGGCTGCAGTCTGGGCTCTGGGATCACCATCAGCTCTCCACCACTGAGAACCAGAGCAGAGGGTTCAGGGTGGCAAGATCTCTAAGTTATAAGGAAAGAAGAGATAGGTCTCTCACCCCATTTCCCCCTTTGCTTGGTCTCTCCAAATCAAGCCCTAACTCCACGCTACTGCTATGTCTCTTGTGAGCAAAACATACTCTCTCTTAGTTTAGCTGATttttacaatgaaatgaaaatgttagACTTATTCACTTCTATATTTTCAGGTCCTAGCACCTGGTTTGTTcaccaaataaatgaataagtgaaaatattaaaaacaggaaGGCTTTGCTTCTCTTCCCTCTTGCTTACAGAAAAATGTTGCAATATCTGAGCATGACACTTGAGGTCTTTCACAACTTTGGCctcaaagttttcttttcctaaaatatctTCAGTTTAGCTGTGGATGTTCATGGAGCTTATCTGTCATGCAGACCCTGGGTTCCTTTCCTAACCTTTGCCTTATCTCGAATTCAAAGTCAATCAATGTTTATTGGGCACCTCCTGTATACTAGGTGCTTTGCCATCCATTATCATGTTTAAAGGTCACAGTGAGCCTGTGAGGTATGTatcattctgtttttaaagatgaagacactgaggctcagagagagactTGACCAAGATTACCTAAATAGTGAGTAACAACCAGACTTTGGACCCATCTCCTGTCCCAAGCCCCCACTCTCTATTACACCTCATTGGATCTTCAGCTTTTACAGGGACTACAGGAAAGTTGATGACCCCGGGGGAGTCCGGAATGATCCCACTCAAGGTGCCCTTTTCAGATACTTTTGGAGACTCTGTTCACGGGTAGAACATCACCATCCTGTTCTCTTTCAtcctctgccccgcccccagagACATGCcggagggaggctgaggctgcgCGGGAAGAGGCTGAGCAAGCCCTCAGAGAGCGCGACCAGACCCTGGCTCAGCTTCGGGCCCATGTGGCAGACATGGAGGCCAAGTATGAGGACATCTTACATGTAAGCATCACCCTGTGGAGCCCAGCCGCCCCGATGCCCAGCACTCCTCCATGCCACAACCCAGGGGTAAGGAGGAGAAGCGTCTCCAAGGGATGCTTCTTCAGCATGGTGTGTGCTGAGAATCAGAGGCTAGAGGGTGGGGACAAGAATGTGCACCATGCTGTCTACTCCATCCTGGGGCAGACAGAGC
Encoded proteins:
- the DRC12 gene encoding dynein regulatory complex protein 12, which gives rise to MPPKTKEKGRKAGAQKKKKNSGADVEAESRLRLVMLEKELLRDHLALRRDEARRAKASEDQLRQQLLGLEADLEGARSEGKAIYAEMSRQCRALQEEMETRSKQLEEEVRGLRGQLETCRREAEAAREEAEQALRERDQTLAQLRAHVADMEAKYEDILHGSLDQLLAKLRTIKPQWDAAVLRLHARHKEQLRQFGLNPLDL